From one Leifsonia sp. 1010 genomic stretch:
- a CDS encoding DUF952 domain-containing protein, which yields MTFLHLAHRSDWDSALQSGEYRTSTRGASIDEVGFIHASYAHQLARVAEALHADDPSELCVLVIDEELVRADNVEVIEEDGGEGELFPHIYGSIRPAWVTDVRAAGFDADGTFHWTN from the coding sequence GTGACCTTCCTGCACCTGGCACATCGATCCGACTGGGATTCGGCTCTACAGTCAGGCGAATATCGCACGTCGACACGCGGAGCGTCGATTGACGAAGTCGGTTTCATCCACGCCTCTTATGCGCATCAGTTGGCGCGAGTGGCAGAGGCTCTTCACGCCGACGACCCCTCGGAGTTGTGCGTCTTGGTTATCGACGAGGAGCTCGTCCGCGCCGACAACGTCGAAGTGATCGAGGAAGACGGTGGGGAGGGCGAACTGTTCCCTCACATCTACGGATCGATCCGACCGGCCTGGGTGACAGACGTTCGCGCGGCTGGGTTCGACGCAGATGGCACATTTCACTGGACGA